One Sanguibacter keddieii DSM 10542 genomic window carries:
- a CDS encoding family 78 glycoside hydrolase catalytic domain, whose translation MHPHLHDIDDAVWITHPAWADGTPPLQAPVLRWSGSVGSPVRAARLTVAGLGVWEARVNGAPSSADVLEPGVSETRTRVATVSHDVTSLLREGVNELVVELGEGPSHVREVEGRYTKFVGLRVAPRARVALVVETADGRTERHVSGPRWGAMLGPTTLSHWYGGEDYDARLDPAGWHTADSTPDAGWEPAAVVGGPQDGPRPWERQAPPMRVVDVVEERTRLPLPDGATVDLGRNLAGRQVLRLGPGFPAGARVEMFPAEYVHDDGRADQSSTGRTIVDRYTAAGGAATWRPRFCYHGFRYLQLRVVAADGTVLPTDDVHVSAEQIMTDDPVVGGFATSDATLQGVYDLVVRAAESNLYSVPTDCPHREKLGWLEQLDQVFEPVSARFDVSAHYADMITHMLDSQTLDGLIPDIAPELVVFEDGFRDDVSWGGVVWHLPRHLHRQYGDLAPARQAWDAGVRYLDYVERSAGGGLLDHGLGDWITLDDSTPRPLVATYGWVRMLDSATEVAEALGRSEDAARFRGRAGELRAMLEEEYVSGDGGDLVVGSGSQASLALLVDLGALGAARREAAGQQLVARIHEAGDRITVGEIGLAALQRVLVERGEHELLRTVYTRLDVPSYGTMLAAGETTLHEHWTGRATDGSANHFMLGYVAHWLTGSVAGLRQDVGSVAWERALVAPAPVEGVESASTHHDSPAGRYSVAWRRDEEGLVLRVVVPAAGSARLVLPDGFDPATTGEVSVRDLGPGTHVRRLVERPGVV comes from the coding sequence ATGCACCCCCACCTCCACGACATCGACGACGCCGTCTGGATCACCCACCCCGCCTGGGCGGACGGCACCCCACCGCTGCAGGCGCCCGTGCTGCGCTGGTCGGGGTCGGTCGGCTCCCCCGTCCGTGCCGCACGGCTCACCGTCGCCGGCCTCGGCGTCTGGGAGGCGCGGGTCAACGGGGCACCGTCGTCGGCCGACGTGCTCGAGCCCGGCGTCTCCGAGACCCGCACACGGGTGGCGACCGTCAGCCACGACGTCACGTCGCTCCTGCGGGAGGGCGTCAACGAGCTCGTGGTCGAGCTCGGCGAGGGACCCTCGCACGTCCGGGAGGTCGAGGGCCGCTACACCAAGTTCGTCGGGCTGCGGGTGGCTCCGCGAGCGCGCGTCGCGCTCGTCGTCGAGACCGCCGACGGCCGCACCGAGCGCCACGTCTCCGGGCCGCGCTGGGGTGCGATGCTCGGGCCGACGACGCTGAGCCACTGGTACGGCGGCGAGGACTACGACGCACGCCTCGATCCTGCGGGCTGGCACACGGCGGACAGCACGCCCGACGCTGGGTGGGAGCCGGCAGCCGTGGTCGGCGGGCCGCAGGACGGCCCTCGGCCGTGGGAGCGGCAGGCACCGCCGATGCGCGTCGTCGACGTCGTCGAGGAACGCACCCGCCTCCCGCTGCCCGACGGTGCGACCGTGGACCTGGGGCGCAACCTCGCCGGTCGCCAGGTGCTGCGGCTCGGACCGGGCTTCCCCGCGGGCGCGCGGGTCGAGATGTTCCCCGCGGAGTACGTGCACGACGACGGCCGTGCCGACCAGAGCAGCACGGGTCGCACCATCGTGGACCGCTACACGGCGGCCGGTGGCGCGGCGACGTGGCGACCACGCTTCTGCTACCACGGCTTCCGGTACCTCCAGCTGCGCGTGGTCGCGGCAGACGGCACAGTGCTGCCGACCGACGACGTGCACGTGAGCGCCGAGCAGATCATGACCGACGACCCGGTGGTCGGCGGGTTCGCCACCTCGGACGCGACCCTCCAAGGGGTCTACGACCTCGTGGTGCGAGCGGCCGAGTCGAACCTCTACAGCGTGCCGACCGACTGCCCGCACCGCGAGAAGCTCGGCTGGCTCGAGCAGCTCGACCAGGTGTTCGAGCCGGTCTCCGCGCGGTTCGACGTGTCCGCGCACTACGCCGACATGATCACGCACATGCTGGACTCCCAGACCCTTGACGGGCTGATCCCCGACATCGCCCCCGAGCTCGTGGTCTTCGAGGACGGTTTCCGCGACGACGTCAGCTGGGGCGGGGTCGTCTGGCACCTCCCCCGGCACCTGCACCGCCAGTATGGCGACCTCGCCCCGGCCCGGCAGGCCTGGGACGCGGGCGTGCGGTACCTCGACTACGTCGAGCGGTCTGCGGGCGGTGGCCTGCTGGACCACGGTCTCGGCGACTGGATCACCCTCGACGACAGCACCCCGCGTCCGCTCGTCGCGACCTACGGGTGGGTGCGGATGCTCGACAGCGCCACCGAGGTGGCCGAGGCGCTCGGGAGGAGCGAGGACGCCGCGCGGTTCCGGGGACGGGCTGGCGAGCTGCGCGCGATGCTCGAGGAGGAGTACGTGTCCGGTGACGGCGGCGACCTCGTCGTCGGGTCCGGCAGCCAGGCCAGCCTGGCGCTGCTCGTCGACCTCGGGGCGCTCGGCGCCGCTCGCCGTGAGGCTGCCGGCCAGCAGCTCGTCGCCCGCATCCACGAGGCCGGTGACCGCATCACCGTCGGGGAGATCGGCCTCGCGGCGCTGCAGCGGGTGCTCGTCGAGCGCGGCGAGCACGAGCTCCTGCGCACCGTGTACACCCGGCTCGACGTCCCCAGCTACGGCACGATGCTCGCCGCCGGCGAGACGACGCTGCACGAGCACTGGACGGGACGCGCGACCGACGGCTCCGCGAACCACTTCATGCTCGGGTACGTGGCGCACTGGCTGACCGGGTCCGTGGCCGGCCTGCGGCAGGACGTCGGGAGCGTCGCGTGGGAGCGCGCGCTGGTCGCCCCGGCGCCGGTCGAGGGGGTGGAGTCGGCATCGACGCACCATGACAGCCCGGCGGGGAGGTACAGCGTGGCGTGGCGACGGGACGAGGAGGGGCTCGTGTTGCGGGTGGTCGTCCCGGCCGCCGGCTCGGCGCGGCTCGTCCTGCCGGACGGGTTCGACCCGGCCACGACGGGCGAGGTGTCGGTGCGCGACCTCGGGCCCGGGACCCACGTCCGCCGGCTCGTCGAGCGGCCCGGCGTCGTCTAG